The sequence below is a genomic window from Cygnus atratus mitochondrion, complete genome.
TGCTCAGAAATCTGCGGAGCTAACCACAGCTACATACCCATCGTAGTAGAATCAACCCCACTCCCACACTTCGAAGCCTGATCATCCCTTCTGTCATCATCCTAATCATTAAGAAGCTATGCAACAGCACTAGCCTTTTAAGCTAGCCAGAGAGGGACCTCTCCCCTCCTTAATGATATGCCACAACTCAACCCCGCACCATGATTCTCGATCATAGTTATAACCTGACTAACCCTAGCACTTCTAATTCAACCAAAACTGCTAGCCTTCATCAC
It includes:
- the ATP8 gene encoding ATP synthase F0 subunit 8; amino-acid sequence: MPQLNPAPWFSIMVMTWLTLALLIQPKLLAFITTNPPSSKTSLTTKPTPWPWPWT